From Saprospiraceae bacterium, one genomic window encodes:
- the rpiB gene encoding ribose 5-phosphate isomerase B produces MGQILSIGADHAGFELKEKLLFWLPDLGYSVIDHGCFSNESVDYPDYGKKVGLSVSSEEAHLGIVICGSGNGIAIAANKVKGIRCALCWNVEIAVLARKHNNANVLALPGRCLNEEEAKQIVIHFLQTGFEGGRHETRVRKIEE; encoded by the coding sequence ATGGGTCAAATTTTATCCATCGGAGCGGATCACGCGGGTTTTGAGTTGAAGGAAAAACTACTCTTCTGGTTACCCGATTTGGGGTATTCAGTGATTGATCATGGTTGTTTTAGCAATGAGTCGGTTGATTATCCAGACTATGGTAAAAAAGTTGGTCTAAGTGTATCTTCTGAAGAAGCACATCTCGGTATTGTGATTTGTGGAAGCGGAAATGGAATTGCCATTGCTGCCAACAAAGTAAAAGGTATCCGCTGTGCGCTTTGCTGGAATGTTGAAATCGCTGTGCTGGCCAGAAAACACAACAATGCAAATGTACTTGCTCTGCCAGGTAGATGTCTAAACGAAGAAGAAGCCAAGCAAATTGTCATTCACTTTCTTCAAACAGGTTTTGAAGGAGGGAGACACGAGACAAGGGTTAGAAAAATAGAAGAGTGA
- a CDS encoding M28 family peptidase: MKRIFWLFVVWHCGLTLVVSQQKYFSGIIRPTAPLPLLDGISKIAETIDSNDLKEIVFYLASDSCKGRELGTPGNDRASEFISSRLRSYQLNPPPGHSDYFQKVNFKWIYWKSMVLKIDDFEYRNLWDYVCLAKDNENLQLETNEVLYLGYGIDDPQYSDYKNLNVRDKVIVIYNGEPVDKNGISRITKSSQLSDWSKDVKRKLKIAHEKGVKLVFIIEDKFKEVSDASRKDILSPSVLLEKDERKERQFANSIYLSSTVAAKLLGKSIKKIIAARDKAKFKGKTKAILIKRKISVLQSRETNQILGKNVMAYIEGTDKKEEVVVVTAHYDHIGMRGKEVFNGADDNASGTSAVMLIARAFQLAKHQGLGPRRSVLCMLVTGEEKGLLGSMYYVKDPVIPLSNTIVNVNVDMIGRTDEKYKSDSNYIYVIGSDRLSMDLHRLHEKVNAERFGLTLDYTYNDEKDPNMFYFRSDHYNFAEKGIPAIFFFSGVHEDYHRISDDAEKIRFRKLSTIARHIFFTSWALANEEQTIRLHQQP; this comes from the coding sequence GTGAAAAGAATATTTTGGCTATTCGTGGTCTGGCATTGTGGCCTGACATTGGTTGTGTCACAACAGAAGTATTTTAGTGGAATTATCAGGCCTACAGCACCACTGCCCCTATTGGATGGTATCTCAAAAATTGCAGAGACCATTGACTCAAATGACTTAAAAGAAATTGTCTTTTATCTCGCTTCTGATTCCTGCAAAGGCAGAGAGCTTGGAACTCCGGGAAACGATAGGGCTTCCGAATTTATTTCATCCAGATTGCGTTCTTATCAGTTGAACCCTCCTCCTGGTCATTCGGATTATTTTCAAAAAGTGAACTTCAAATGGATCTATTGGAAATCGATGGTATTAAAAATAGATGACTTTGAATACCGGAATTTATGGGACTATGTCTGTCTCGCAAAAGACAATGAAAACCTTCAACTCGAAACGAATGAAGTTCTTTATCTTGGTTATGGAATCGATGACCCTCAATACAGCGATTATAAAAATTTAAATGTCAGGGATAAAGTAATTGTCATTTACAATGGTGAACCGGTAGATAAGAATGGAATCAGTCGCATTACCAAATCCAGCCAACTTTCTGATTGGAGCAAAGACGTCAAAAGAAAACTTAAAATTGCACATGAGAAAGGTGTCAAATTGGTTTTCATCATTGAAGATAAATTTAAGGAAGTATCAGATGCAAGCAGGAAAGATATTTTGAGTCCATCCGTATTGCTGGAAAAAGATGAAAGGAAGGAAAGACAATTTGCAAACTCAATTTATCTTTCAAGTACAGTTGCCGCAAAACTTTTGGGGAAATCTATAAAAAAAATAATTGCAGCGAGAGATAAAGCAAAGTTTAAAGGAAAAACAAAAGCGATCCTTATTAAAAGAAAAATATCTGTTTTACAATCAAGGGAAACAAACCAAATTCTTGGAAAAAATGTAATGGCCTATATTGAAGGAACAGATAAAAAGGAGGAAGTTGTTGTCGTAACCGCACATTATGACCATATAGGTATGAGAGGGAAAGAAGTATTCAATGGTGCCGATGACAATGCTTCCGGAACAAGTGCAGTGATGTTAATTGCAAGGGCTTTTCAATTGGCCAAACATCAAGGATTGGGACCTCGCAGATCTGTACTTTGCATGTTGGTGACCGGAGAAGAAAAAGGCTTGTTGGGAAGTATGTACTATGTCAAGGATCCGGTAATACCCCTTTCCAATACCATTGTCAATGTGAATGTAGATATGATTGGCAGGACCGATGAAAAATACAAATCAGATTCCAACTATATTTATGTGATTGGATCAGACAGATTATCCATGGATTTACACCGCCTTCATGAGAAAGTGAACGCTGAGAGGTTTGGACTCACCTTAGATTATACTTACAATGATGAGAAAGATCCCAATATGTTTTATTTTCGTTCTGATCATTACAATTTTGCTGAAAAAGGCATTCCGGCCATTTTCTTTTTTAGCGGTGTACACGAAGACTATCACAGAATCTCCGACGATGCAGAAAAGATCCGGTTTAGAAAACTGAGCACCATTGCAAGGCATATATTTTTCACCTCCTGGGCCTTGGCCAACGAAGAGCAAACCATCCGATTGCACCAGCAGCCATAA
- a CDS encoding MFS transporter, which yields MDTALLLLILGWAFVLVWVPLTVLSQRKMHPKALFTLFFAEMWERFSFYGMRAFLVLYIAKEIFSSLGDSGSMERSVGIYGAFNALLYAAPIVGGMLADRLFGFRRAVILGAIMMAAGQFIMAFNAATSDTTFLLFTGLSVLAIGNGFFKPNISSFLGTFYEQNDRRKDSAFTIFYMGINVGAFLAPLTCGYLAEKFDYSLGFMTAGLGMLLGLIVFWRNMSKYEDKGNPPDPAALNKPVFGIPQQWLVLIGVLISIPLFGYLIDNEGVTNYILIIAGIGVIGYILISSLFFTEDKQEGQRLVVFLFLFFFHMIFWTLFEQAGGSLNFLTDKYVEKHGIETSMFQSLNALFIILLAPVFTWIWNSLSKKNMEPRTPIKFTWALLQMALGYFIIVAGARTVLGTVNDGALIPVMFLVFMYLFHTTGELSLSPVGLSVVTKLSPAKTVGFVMGTWFLSISFAHKIAGKLGQMIAAPGNDAAPAEALSAYVDVYMTWGVYITLGAAALLFVLSPWLKKWMHGVH from the coding sequence ATGGATACCGCTTTATTATTATTGATTCTGGGTTGGGCATTTGTACTTGTCTGGGTGCCTTTAACGGTTCTTTCCCAAAGAAAAATGCACCCAAAAGCCCTTTTTACATTGTTTTTTGCTGAAATGTGGGAACGCTTTTCCTTTTATGGAATGAGAGCATTTTTGGTGCTTTACATTGCCAAAGAGATCTTTTCAAGTTTAGGAGACAGTGGGTCTATGGAGCGGTCTGTTGGAATTTATGGAGCATTCAATGCTTTGTTGTACGCAGCTCCCATCGTGGGTGGGATGTTGGCTGACCGTCTTTTTGGATTTAGACGAGCGGTTATCCTTGGGGCAATTATGATGGCTGCCGGCCAGTTTATTATGGCATTTAATGCTGCTACTTCTGATACTACTTTTTTATTGTTTACAGGGCTATCGGTCCTTGCGATTGGCAATGGCTTCTTCAAACCCAATATCTCTAGTTTTCTCGGAACTTTCTATGAGCAAAACGATCGTCGGAAAGATTCTGCATTTACCATTTTCTATATGGGTATTAATGTGGGTGCTTTTTTAGCTCCTTTGACTTGTGGATACCTGGCAGAGAAATTTGATTACTCCTTGGGCTTCATGACTGCTGGATTGGGAATGTTGTTGGGTCTTATTGTATTTTGGAGAAACATGAGCAAATACGAAGACAAAGGAAATCCACCTGATCCCGCAGCTTTAAATAAACCTGTATTTGGAATTCCACAACAATGGCTTGTATTGATTGGTGTCTTGATCTCCATTCCATTGTTTGGTTACCTAATTGACAATGAAGGTGTGACCAATTATATTCTAATTATCGCAGGTATTGGGGTGATAGGATATATTCTAATATCTTCTCTATTCTTTACCGAAGACAAACAGGAAGGTCAAAGATTGGTGGTCTTTTTGTTTTTGTTTTTCTTTCACATGATTTTTTGGACGCTCTTCGAGCAGGCTGGTGGATCTCTCAATTTTCTAACCGACAAATATGTTGAAAAACATGGTATTGAGACCTCCATGTTTCAATCACTGAATGCCTTATTTATCATTCTACTTGCTCCGGTATTCACCTGGATCTGGAACTCTCTCAGCAAGAAAAATATGGAACCCCGAACACCCATTAAATTTACCTGGGCCCTTTTGCAGATGGCACTGGGTTACTTTATCATCGTTGCTGGTGCAAGAACCGTTCTTGGTACGGTCAATGACGGGGCTTTGATTCCAGTGATGTTTTTGGTTTTCATGTATTTATTTCACACGACTGGAGAATTAAGTTTGTCTCCGGTTGGTTTGTCAGTGGTGACCAAACTCTCACCCGCCAAAACAGTTGGATTTGTAATGGGTACCTGGTTTCTATCCATATCTTTTGCACACAAAATAGCTGGTAAACTCGGACAGATGATCGCTGCACCCGGCAACGATGCCGCACCTGCTGAAGCGCTCTCCGCCTATGTAGATGTGTACATGACCTGGGGGGTTTACATCACCCTTGGTGCTGCCGCTTTATTGTTTGTTTTATCACCATGGCTTAAAAAATGGATGCACGGAGTGCATTAA
- a CDS encoding efflux RND transporter periplasmic adaptor subunit, which produces MKIYLYILFVLVQLFACQGKREFIVVEAADISESVYSSGKIKSRDQYQVMPKLGGILSGVLVEEGQMVKKGDLLFTISNEQLVLQKESALLASKRSALDNNIEKIEELKNSIEQAALKKNNDSIALDRQKALWLQNIGSKQELDLRELAYKSSRAAWRAGIERMRDLQKSLDYQEQQAKTNFNISQASLADFSIKAEKDGKVYRIFREIGELVGPNVPLAVIGSASEFIALMNVDERDASKIKLGQKAYIELESFPNEIYEAKVSKISPYLNERDKTFEVEAMFDRLPTLLYPNQSFEANILVQAKTQVITIPRKYLSVENEVFIGENEIKQVKLGLEDLEKVEITEGLNIGDKIYLPK; this is translated from the coding sequence ATGAAAATTTATTTGTATATACTGTTTGTTTTGGTCCAGTTATTTGCTTGTCAGGGAAAAAGAGAATTCATTGTTGTGGAAGCTGCAGATATCTCAGAATCTGTTTATTCATCAGGTAAGATAAAGTCCAGAGATCAGTATCAGGTCATGCCCAAACTGGGAGGAATACTCTCCGGAGTCCTTGTAGAAGAAGGCCAAATGGTTAAAAAAGGCGATTTGCTTTTTACCATTTCAAACGAGCAACTTGTGCTGCAAAAAGAATCGGCGCTGTTGGCTTCCAAGAGATCTGCATTGGATAACAATATTGAAAAAATAGAGGAATTAAAAAATAGCATTGAACAAGCCGCACTTAAGAAGAACAATGATTCAATTGCCCTGGATCGGCAGAAAGCATTATGGCTTCAGAACATTGGATCAAAGCAGGAATTGGATTTAAGAGAATTGGCATACAAGAGTTCTCGGGCAGCGTGGAGAGCTGGTATTGAGAGAATGAGGGACTTACAAAAATCTCTGGATTATCAAGAACAGCAAGCGAAGACCAATTTTAACATCAGCCAGGCGAGTTTGGCAGATTTTAGTATTAAAGCTGAAAAGGATGGGAAGGTATATAGAATTTTCAGAGAAATAGGAGAATTGGTGGGGCCAAATGTTCCTTTGGCGGTTATAGGATCAGCTTCGGAATTTATTGCCCTGATGAATGTAGATGAACGAGATGCCTCCAAAATTAAACTCGGGCAAAAAGCGTACATTGAGTTGGAGAGTTTTCCAAATGAAATTTATGAAGCCAAGGTGTCAAAAATTTCTCCATACCTGAATGAAAGAGACAAGACTTTTGAGGTCGAAGCAATGTTTGACCGATTGCCAACTTTGTTGTATCCCAATCAAAGCTTTGAAGCCAATATTCTGGTACAGGCAAAAACCCAGGTGATAACCATCCCTAGAAAATATCTTTCTGTGGAGAATGAAGTTTTTATTGGTGAAAATGAGATAAAGCAGGTGAAACTTGGATTAGAGGATTTGGAAAAAGTTGAAATTACAGAAGGATTGAATATTGGTGATAAAATCTATTTACCCAAATGA
- a CDS encoding protein-L-isoaspartate(D-aspartate) O-methyltransferase — protein sequence MFDVLDLYRHKGLRKKLVAELSGKGIKDQKVLDAILKIPRHLFLDNAFEEWAYKDTAFPIDCEQTISQPYTVAFQTSLLEVKPNDKIMEIGLGSGYQACVLHEMGARVYSIERFKILHDKTVDRLKRLGYGAIRTFYGDGFAGLPRFAPFDKILITAACPEIPSTLWDQLKTDGIMVVPMSVGADVQIMCRFYKNSDGSFKKQEFGHFKFVPMLKGKV from the coding sequence ATTTTTGACGTTTTGGATTTATATAGACACAAGGGATTAAGGAAAAAGTTGGTGGCAGAGCTCTCCGGAAAGGGCATCAAAGATCAGAAAGTACTCGATGCAATCTTGAAGATACCCAGGCATTTATTTCTCGACAATGCATTTGAAGAGTGGGCTTATAAGGATACTGCTTTTCCAATAGACTGCGAGCAGACCATTTCTCAACCCTATACGGTTGCATTTCAAACCAGTCTATTGGAGGTAAAGCCAAACGATAAAATCATGGAAATTGGACTTGGATCAGGTTATCAAGCCTGTGTTTTGCACGAAATGGGAGCCAGGGTTTATTCCATTGAAAGGTTTAAAATATTGCACGATAAAACAGTGGATCGTTTAAAGCGATTAGGGTATGGTGCAATAAGGACATTTTATGGAGATGGATTTGCCGGATTACCAAGATTTGCTCCATTTGACAAGATTCTAATCACTGCTGCCTGTCCGGAAATTCCTTCCACTTTATGGGATCAGCTCAAAACAGATGGTATTATGGTAGTCCCTATGTCGGTTGGTGCTGATGTTCAAATAATGTGTCGATTTTATAAGAATTCCGATGGCAGTTTTAAAAAACAGGAGTTTGGACATTTTAAATTTGTTCCGATGCTCAAAGGAAAGGTTTGA
- a CDS encoding ABC transporter permease, whose product MIRGGAISGIAFALMKAKWRQSMVAAMGVMFGITMFVTLLSFMTGLNMMLDNLILNRTPHIRMFNEMKATVNQPIEKLKPGETHFIHSVRPKSTFSNIRNSGVILRHLEKNKDVLAVAPRLSSQVFYSIGKTNFGGSLQGVDVRKEEEYFHLSDYITKGHLLDLVSVPNSIIVGKGIADLLLVDVGDHIEVKMPDGRVKNMKIVGFFQSGIKDIDKVLSYTHFKSIQTLMDVPSDHFTEIFINLHDRNKAPDLALDFASMFEVDTEDIVKANAQFETGTKIRGIISYSVGITLLIVAGFGIYNILNMLIYEKMDTIAILKAMGYSGADVKRIFSIISVSIGLIGGMVGMIFGFLLSSLIDRVPFNTEALPTIKTFPVNYDPAFYILAFVFSFLTTYWAGLFPSRKASKMDPVGIIRGK is encoded by the coding sequence ATGATTCGCGGGGGAGCCATTTCAGGAATAGCCTTTGCTTTGATGAAAGCCAAATGGCGGCAAAGCATGGTGGCAGCCATGGGTGTTATGTTTGGTATTACCATGTTTGTGACATTGTTGAGTTTTATGACTGGACTCAACATGATGTTGGATAATTTGATTTTAAATCGAACACCCCATATCCGGATGTTCAATGAGATGAAGGCCACAGTAAACCAACCCATTGAAAAATTAAAACCCGGAGAAACTCATTTTATTCATTCTGTCAGACCAAAATCTACTTTTTCAAACATCAGAAATTCTGGAGTCATTCTTCGGCATCTCGAAAAAAACAAAGATGTATTGGCTGTTGCGCCAAGATTGTCTTCTCAGGTGTTTTATTCCATAGGTAAGACCAATTTTGGAGGATCGTTGCAAGGTGTGGATGTCAGAAAGGAAGAAGAGTATTTTCATTTGTCGGATTATATTACCAAGGGCCATCTGTTGGATCTGGTCAGTGTACCAAACAGCATAATTGTGGGTAAAGGCATCGCTGATCTGTTGTTGGTGGATGTTGGAGATCATATAGAAGTCAAAATGCCGGATGGTCGTGTTAAAAACATGAAGATTGTTGGATTTTTTCAATCAGGGATAAAGGATATTGATAAAGTACTAAGTTATACTCACTTTAAGTCGATTCAGACATTGATGGATGTTCCATCGGATCATTTTACGGAGATCTTTATCAATCTGCACGACCGGAATAAGGCACCTGATCTTGCATTGGACTTTGCTTCAATGTTTGAGGTGGACACAGAGGATATTGTGAAAGCAAATGCACAGTTTGAAACAGGAACAAAAATCAGAGGAATCATCAGTTATTCAGTTGGCATTACTTTGCTGATTGTTGCTGGTTTTGGCATTTATAATATTCTCAACATGTTGATTTATGAGAAAATGGATACCATTGCAATATTAAAAGCAATGGGATATTCAGGAGCAGATGTCAAGAGAATATTTTCTATAATTTCGGTTAGCATTGGTTTGATCGGAGGAATGGTCGGAATGATTTTTGGATTTCTATTGAGCAGTTTAATCGATCGTGTTCCATTCAATACAGAAGCACTCCCTACCATCAAAACATTTCCGGTCAATTATGATCCGGCGTTTTATATACTCGCTTTTGTTTTTTCTTTTTTGACCACTTATTGGGCAGGATTGTTTCCATCGAGAAAGGCAAGTAAAATGGATCCGGTTGGTATTATCAGAGGTAAGTAA
- a CDS encoding ABC transporter ATP-binding protein has protein sequence MSHSRILEVKNLSKTFVESDNMQVLYNVDMHVDKAEFVSIVGKSGCGKSTLLYILSTMDTQYEGEIYLDGERLSHRNQHELARIRNEKIGFVFQFHYLLNEFSALENVMLPAIKLSKFSREEIEHQAIEKLKILDMEKDALKKPNQLSGGQKQRVAIARALINSPKIIMADEPTGNLDQVNSQIVFNIFSELSSQFHQSLLIVTHDLEFASKTHRTIQMVDGRIV, from the coding sequence ATGAGTCATTCGAGAATACTGGAAGTCAAGAATTTGAGTAAAACATTTGTAGAATCGGACAATATGCAGGTGTTGTACAATGTAGACATGCATGTGGATAAAGCAGAATTCGTCTCCATCGTGGGCAAGTCCGGATGTGGAAAATCCACCTTGCTTTATATTTTGTCCACCATGGATACGCAATACGAGGGTGAGATTTACCTGGATGGAGAGCGATTAAGTCATCGCAATCAGCATGAGTTAGCCAGAATTAGAAATGAAAAAATCGGATTTGTTTTTCAGTTTCATTATTTGCTCAATGAATTTTCGGCTTTGGAAAACGTGATGTTACCTGCCATCAAATTAAGTAAATTTAGCAGGGAAGAAATAGAGCATCAGGCCATCGAAAAATTGAAGATTCTTGATATGGAAAAAGATGCATTGAAAAAACCCAATCAACTTTCCGGAGGACAAAAACAGAGGGTTGCCATAGCCAGGGCGTTGATTAATTCTCCTAAAATCATCATGGCAGATGAACCCACCGGTAATCTGGATCAGGTAAATTCTCAAATTGTTTTCAATATATTTTCGGAACTATCCTCACAATTCCACCAATCTCTGCTAATTGTGACCCATGATTTAGAGTTTGCCTCGAAAACCCATCGCACCATTCAAATGGTGGACGGACGAATCGTTTAA
- a CDS encoding phosphoglucomutase/phosphomannomutase family protein: protein MKVSYQIKFGTDGWRAIIGDGYTLENVRRVAAGTAFWMRSQNLNSVVVGHDCRFGGKMFMEEVVKVFIQEGLNVFAAKDFVSTPMVSLAVLNLKADLGIVITASHNPPEYNGYKLKSSYGGPTPPEDIESLESMIPFEYNLTENRLDQQLSGFEWVNLEEMYLEKVRSSFDIEKISKYNQIAYDAMYGAGQNVMKKLFPKMTSFHCEWNPGFNHTAPEPIAKNLVEIVSYLSNHKGQYIGIAHDGDADRIAMIDSDGQIIDSHHLLLLLIRYLHEVKKYSGDVVISFSVTNKVKKLAEHYGLKTTITKVGFKYIASNMMAGDVLVAGEESGGLAVKGHIPERDGVWIAMTIMEYIAHTGKDIRQLIQEIYGLVGSFVYDRKDLKLWPEQMESVKKQLESGIVQNWGSFKTTNYENLDGHKYYFEHDNWLMFRMSGTEPVLRIYSQGRDKEECQAILEEAQRKLGLTG, encoded by the coding sequence ATGAAAGTTAGTTATCAGATTAAATTTGGAACAGATGGATGGCGGGCTATCATCGGTGATGGTTACACCCTTGAAAATGTACGAAGGGTAGCCGCGGGAACTGCATTCTGGATGCGAAGTCAAAATCTAAACAGCGTTGTTGTTGGCCACGATTGCAGATTTGGTGGGAAAATGTTTATGGAGGAGGTCGTTAAAGTATTTATTCAGGAAGGTCTGAATGTGTTTGCAGCAAAAGATTTTGTAAGCACGCCAATGGTTTCTCTGGCTGTCTTAAATTTAAAAGCTGATTTAGGGATTGTCATTACAGCAAGCCACAATCCTCCGGAATACAATGGCTACAAATTGAAGTCTTCCTATGGAGGGCCAACACCTCCTGAAGACATAGAATCTCTGGAATCAATGATTCCATTTGAATATAATCTTACTGAAAACCGTTTGGACCAGCAACTATCTGGTTTTGAATGGGTCAATCTTGAGGAAATGTATTTGGAAAAAGTGAGATCCTCTTTTGATATTGAAAAAATAAGCAAATACAACCAAATTGCTTACGATGCCATGTATGGTGCTGGTCAGAATGTGATGAAAAAATTATTTCCCAAAATGACATCGTTCCATTGTGAATGGAATCCTGGATTCAACCATACCGCTCCGGAACCTATTGCAAAAAATTTGGTAGAGATTGTTTCTTACCTATCTAATCATAAGGGCCAATACATTGGGATTGCCCATGATGGGGACGCAGACAGAATAGCCATGATCGATTCTGACGGACAAATCATCGATTCTCATCATCTCTTGTTGTTGTTGATCAGATACCTGCATGAAGTAAAAAAGTATTCCGGTGATGTCGTCATTAGTTTTTCGGTGACCAATAAGGTCAAAAAACTTGCCGAACATTATGGTTTGAAAACTACCATCACAAAAGTAGGGTTTAAATACATTGCTTCCAATATGATGGCTGGGGATGTCTTGGTGGCTGGAGAGGAATCTGGTGGTCTCGCAGTAAAGGGCCATATTCCAGAAAGAGATGGTGTTTGGATTGCAATGACCATTATGGAATATATCGCTCATACCGGCAAAGACATCAGACAACTTATCCAGGAAATTTATGGTTTGGTGGGAAGCTTTGTTTATGATCGTAAGGATCTCAAATTATGGCCAGAGCAAATGGAATCGGTAAAAAAGCAATTGGAATCAGGAATTGTTCAAAACTGGGGCTCCTTTAAAACCACCAATTATGAAAATCTCGATGGCCATAAATATTATTTTGAACATGACAATTGGCTAATGTTTAGAATGTCTGGTACCGAGCCCGTTTTAAGAATCTATTCTCAGGGTCGCGACAAGGAAGAATGCCAGGCAATTTTGGAAGAGGCGCAAAGGAAACTGGGACTCACTGGTTAA